The Cellvibrio polysaccharolyticus genomic interval GTGTTGGCCAATACCAGACGGGTAACGGCATGCACCTGACGGTCATCGTCAATAATGGCAACTTTCCAGGCTGGCACATTGCGCTGCAAGCGGGCAGCGGTGTCCAGCGCAGAGGTTTTGGGCGACTTCTTCAGAAATTCCATTTTGTTATTCTCATGGATAAGCGCCATCAACACCAACACAGAATCGGCGCGAAAATTTGCATTAGAGTATAGAAGAATTTGACGCCGTTGCGGCAAGGCGAAAGCAATAATTTACCGAATTTTTCAGGCGCTGGGCAGTAGTGCGAGGAAATTAATGCAGCACACCGGCAGATGCCGGTGTGAGAGGGGGAAAAATCAGGCGGAAGCTTCCGATGGCAGCTCAACCGGGGTATCCGGATGGTTGCCCCATTCGGCCCAGGAACCGTGGTAAGCGCGAATATCGAAGCCCAGCGCCTTGCCCACCAGATAGGTGAAACCGGAGCGATGGTGCCCCTGGCAGTGGGTGACTATTTTCTGTTTGTTATTCAGTCCCAGCGCCGCCAGGTACTCGCGGGCATCTTCACGGATGCGCAAACCCTGGTTGCGGTCCATCAGATTGGTCCACTCGCAGTTGATAGCGCCCGGAATATGGCCACCTTTTTGCGCCAGCACCCGCTCACCGCGGTATTCGGCCGGGCTGCGCGCATCCCAAACCACAAAGTTGACCTTGTCGAGATCGCGCAGAATATCCACCACCTCAACCACTACGGCCGGGTTAATCGTCACGTTCACTTTGGTGGGTTTAACGGTGGGAACCCGTTGCGACAGCGGCAGGCCGGAGTTGATCCAGGCATGCAAGCCGCCGTTGAGATAGGAGTAGCGGGTGTGCCCGATAGCGTCCAGGGTCCAGATAAAGCGCCCCGCCCAGCCGCCACCTTCGTCGTCATAGACAACAACATGGGTATCGGGCGTCAGGCCGAGAAAAGAAAATAACCGGTTGAGTTGATCTTCACTGGCAATTTTGCCGGGAACCGGTGGGTGGCCGCTCAATAGCCAGCGCGGCGGCACATGGATGGCACCGTCGATATGTCCCTGCTGATAATTTTCGTCACTCGATAAATCTACCAGCAGCAGATTGGTGGTCTGTACCTGCAGCGCCGCCAGTTGGGCGGGTTCAATAATGTAAGGTAGTGAGGACATAGTGGGCTCCGTTATTAAAATAATTGCAGCGGTACATTATTTGTCCATGTAACCGCCGCAAAAGTTCGATGGCTTCCTGACTTTATTGTGCCAACGTTGACAGAATATAGCGGTAGCTGTCCATACGGGTCTGGCTGATGTCGCCTTTTTCCAATGCCGCGAGAATAGCGCAGCCCGGTTCGTGACGATGGCTGCAGTCACGGAATTTACAATAACCGATAAACGGACGGAATTCAGCAAAGCCTTCCAATACCTGATCGGCATCCATGTGCCACAAGCCGAATTCGCGAATACCCGGCGAGTCAATCAACTGGCCGCCGCCCGGAAAGTGGAACAACCGCGCGTTGGTGGTGGTGTGGTTGCCCTGTTGGCGCTCGGACAGTTCACCGACGCGCAAATTGGCATCCGGCAACAAGGCGTTGATCAGCGATGACTTGCCGACGCCGGATTGGCCGACAAAGACACTGGTAAATTGCGAGAGATAACCGGTCAACACATCCAGGCCTTCGCCGGTTTGGGTAGAAATTTTCAATACCGTGTAGCCAAGCTTGCGGTAAGTGTTTTCCAGTGTGGTCATCTTGTCACGGGTGGCGTCATCAATCCGATCCACTTTATTGATCAACAGCACCGGCTCGATGCCGATTGTCCAGGCGGCAATCAGGTAGCGATCGACCAGGTTGGCATGGGCTTCCGGGTAGGGCGCAATAACAATGATCAGCCGGTCGATATTGGCGGCGATAGTTTTCATATCGCCGTGCGGATCAGGACGGGACAACTCGGTTTCGCGCGGCAGTACCGCGACGACTACGCCGTAAGGGTTGCCATCGCGCCAGACCACCCGGTCACCGGTGACCAGCGAACCCAGGTTACTACGGAAGTGGCAGCGTTTATGAGCACCAGGCGCGTCGATGGATTCCACCACCACCTGGGTGCCAAAGTGAGTGATGATAAGACCGTGCTGTTCGGGGCCAAGATCGCCCTCCTGCAGGTGCTCATCGGCAATATTATCGCGGCGCGTAGCGCGAGCGCTGCGTTCACTTTGAATTTTTTCAATACGCCAGGCCTGGCGACGGCTTAATTTTCTTTTGCTCATTTTCCGTTACAGATTGGCGGTTGTGGAAGTGGGTTTGAGGCGTTACTCTGCCGGCAATTGTGCCTGATCGTGGTTGAAAACACTCGAAAAAGTTATAAACGGTTTTTTTGCGACGGGTAGTGTTCGCAACCATTGCCCTTGAGGGCGAGTCAGGTTTTGGCGATTGGCTCTTTAACGGTAATTTGCAGGTAAACTGTATTTACCTATTTCTGTTGGTATCGAGGTTGATATGTTGAATGAAGATAACCTGATCTGGATTGATCTGGAAATGACCGGCCTGGAACCGGACAGCGATGTCATTATTGAGATTGCGACCCTGGTGACTGATGCCAATTTGAATATTCTGGCGGAAGGGCCGGTATTTGCTATTCATCAGCCGGACAGCATTCTGGATGCGATGGACGAGTGGAATACCAACCAGCACGGCAAGTCCGGTTTAACACAGCGGGTCAGGGAAAGTAACGTCAGCCTCGCGCAGGCCGAAGCGGAAACTATCGCCTTTCTGCGGCCGTGGGTGCCGGAGCGCAAGTCGCCCATTTGCGGTAATTCTATCTGCCAGGATCGCCGCTTTCTGGTGCGTGGTATGCCACAGCTGGAAGCCTATTTTCACTACCGCAATCTGGATGTGAGCACGGTAAAAGAATTGGCGCGCCGCTGGCGGCCGGATGTATTGGCTGGCGTGAAAAAATCCGGTGCGCATCTGGCGATGGATGATATTCGCGATTCCATTGCCGAGTTGCAGCATTACCGTGCCACTTTTTTCAAAGCCGATTGATACCAGGTTTGATCAACCGCCGGGGTAAAGTGATGTGATCATTTTGCGATGGCTGAACGGGTTTTCCGGTAGTTGAGTAACCATAAAAAAGTTGCAAAAAAAATCGCATCCAGGTTTTCCTGCGATGCGATTTTTTTACGTGGCGAAATTAATTACTTCATTTCGGCCAGAATTTTTTGCAGGCCTTTCATGGAGGCTTCAACCGCTTGCAGCGGAGTCAGGTTGTTTGGATACACTTCCTGCTCTACAACAAACCACTCGGTGCCGCCCACTTCACGTGCTGCTTTGATAACGGATTTCCAGTCAACAATGTCCTGACCAATAATAGACACTTTGTCTTTGGTGCCTTCCGGCAGGCCAGCTTTGAAATGGGTAGTTTTGGTACGGTTCGGGTACTTGCGAATGTACTCGGCACCGTCTTTACCCGCTACTGCAGCCCAACCTACATCCAGTTGCAGCACCACATTTTTCGGCGTGTTGGTGGCGATGTAGTCCCAGAAGGTGGAATCTTTAAAGTCAGCAAATTCCGGTGCGTGGTTGTGATAACCGGTTTGCAAACCATGCTTCTCGAGTTTCTTGGCAATTACCGCCAGCTCGGCATTCATGGCATCAACCGCTTCCGGATCGTAAGAGCGCTTGTCGTAAGGAACGATCAAAAATTTCGCGCCCAGCTTGCTGAAGAAATCGACGGTGTGGTCGAAGTTTTCTTCATTGAATTTGTCAAAACCAACGTGAGCGCCTGACGCTTGCAGACCCAGCTCGGCGAGGAATTTTTTCAAGCCTTCCGGATCATTTTCAAACTTGCCGTAGTTGCCGGCAAACTCAACACCCTGGAAACCCAGCCCGGCCAGTTTCTTCAGCGTGCCTTCAAAATCTTCTTTCAGGTCATCTTTAACCGACCAGAGTTGAACGCTGATTTTCGGATCAGTTGCCGCCTGAGTCGTCATGCCGATAAAGGCAAAACTGGCAAGAACAACCATTGTTAGTTTCTTAATTATATTCATAGTGTGGCCCTGTGTTGGTATTGAACAAGGTGAAACGGTGGTAACGCGGTTATTATCAGTCGGCAGTTGCACGGCAACAGACATGGTCCGCAAGCGTGTTTATACCGATTTTCCTGAGAAGCACGAGAGACTTAACTATCCTTTACCTTCTCCCGGCTTCCCTCAAGTCAGAGCTTGCCTTGCCGCAATTGTTCTACCGCGTAGCGGCAGGCTCTGGCTGTTAGTGCCATGTAAGTCAGTGACGGGTTCTGCCAGGCACTGGAGGTCATGCAGGCACCGTCGGTAACAAACAGGTTGGGTACATCGTGTGCCTGATTATAGCCATTCAAAATAGAAGTTTTTGGATCTTTGCCCATTCTGGCGGTGCCCATCTCATGAATGGACAAGCCTGGCGGCCATTTGCGGTCATGGGTTTTAACGTTTTTCAAGCCGATGGCTTCGAGCATTTCGCCGGCGGTTTCGGCAATGTCTTTTTGCATTTTCAAGTCGTTATCGGAGAAAGTGCAGTCGATCAGTAACTGTGGCATACCCCACTTATCTTTCAGTGTCGGGTGCAGCGTTACCTTGTTATCAAAATCAGGCAGCATCTCACCGGAGCCGTTCAGGCCAAAACTCCAATTGCCGGCATTGCGAATCGCGTGTTTGAAATCGGCACCGAAACCATCTTTGTTGGCAAAGCTTGACCAGTGTTCACGCTGGGCGCTGGCCTGGTAAGCATAGCCTCTTACAAACGGCGCATCCTGTTTGCTGACATTGCGAAAACGCGGCACGTACAGGCCGGTCGGGCGACGGCCGGAATAATATTCTTCAAGATGACCGGGTACGATACCGCTGGCACCGGCGCCGTAAAGGTGATCCATCAAATAATGGCCCAATACGCCGGACGAGTTGGCGATACCGGTAGGGAATTGTTCGCTGACCGAGTTCAACATGATCTGGGTGGTGCCCAGCGTTGAGGCGCACAGGAAAATAATTTTGGCGAAGTATTCGCGTACTTCCATCGTTTCGCTATCAATCACGCGCACGCCGCTGGCGCGACGGGTTTTCGGATCGTAGATAACGCTGTGCACAATACTGTTGGTAGCGATGGATAAATTACCGGTTTTTGCCGCCGCCGGCAGGGTAGAACTTTGCGTGGAAAAGTAAGCGCCAAAGGAACAACCTTTTTGGCATTCGTTGCGCGCCATGCACTGCACGCGGCCCTGCTCAACATGGTGCGGCGCCGGTTGCGATAGATGCGCACAGCGACCCATGATCAACTTTCTGTCGGAATATTTGGCCTCAAGCTGTTGCTTGATAACTTTTTCAACATTGTTGAATTCAAACGGGGGCAAAAATTTACTGTCCGGCAGTACCGGCATATTTTCTACCGAGCCACTGATGCCCGCATGGGTTTCTACGTGGTCGTACCAGTCGGTCAAATCGCCGTAGCGAATGGGCCAATCAACGCCATGACCATCTTTGGCATTGGCTGCAAAATCGAGATCACTCCAGCGGTAGGATTGACGGTGCCATAACAGTGACTTTCCGCCCAGTTGATTGCCGCGAATCCAGCTGAAGGGTTTTCCTTCCGGTGTGCTGTAGGGATAGTCGCGGTCGTTGCCATAAAAATGTTTGGTGGCATCGCTGAAGGCGTAGTTTTGTTTTTGCACCGCATATTGTTCATCGGCGACATTTTTTTCGATCGCGCCGCGAAATGGCATTTCCCAGGATTTTACACCTTCGCCAATATAATCCTTGCGGTGTTCAACCGGGCGGCCGCGCTCAACCATCAGCGTTTTCAGGCCTTGCTCGGTCAGCTCTTTCGCGGCCCAGCCGCCGGTAATGCCGGAGCCGACGACGATTGCATCGAAAATTTCCTGGCTTTTAATAATGTAAACAGAGTCACTCATAAGCTGCTCATCACGATGTGAATAGGTGTGGAAGAGGGCGAATTAATTAAAAATTCAATGCCCAGGCTTTGCCAACTTCGGAAAATTTGAAGTCGCCCCGGTAGCCGCCGGGAATGGCGAGATAAGCCAGCTCCTGCGTTGCACCAATTTCCGAGGTGTAATAACCGAACATCACCAGCGATTTGAACTGCTTGAAAAACTGCCGGTGGGTTTCGGTAAAGCCTTTACGTGCAGCTTCCATATCCTGTAGCAGCTGGATTTGTGCATCCGCGTCGAGAGCGACAAATACTTTTTTATGGCGTTGTTGCGCCTGCTCATCAAGCGTGGCAAGGCCATTTAAAATGGTCTGCTGCTCGCTTTGGTTAAAGCAGTAAGCCAGCTGATAATGAATAAATGTGTGCACATCGGCCGCGATAGCGCCGGGTGTATCGGTAGTGGGGATAATCAATTCTCCCAGCACTTTCACAAGCTCCAGTTGGGCTGCTTTGAGCAAACCTTGCTTCTTGCGTGATTGATCTATCGGTGAGGAAAAGCTCTGTGCCATCAAAGACAGGGATTGGCTGGATAAAGCCAGCCCGCATAGCACGGCCAGTTGTTTGATCGCCGTGCGGCGTTCAAACAGTTGCGCCGGGGTGTCGAGAATATCGTTATGCATGTAAATGCCCGATTTTTAGTAGAAGGTGTGTCGCTGAATAACTAACCAGGGTTTTGTGGGGCAAAATGTAATCGTTTACATGCGAAATTCAAGTTGATTTACAAAACCATACAGAAACCTGCGCCATTAAGGGCTGTGCTGTGGCTGGTGGGTAAAAAGGTAATAGTGGGCGCTGGCGAGGGGGCATAGTGGGAATATGAGGCATGAGCGAGCAGTCAGGCTGGCGCACCGCCATTCACCTGGTTGTTGTTATGAGGCGGGTCTGACGGATACTTCTTCCATAAAAAAACCGGAGCACAATGGCTCCGGTTTTTAACAAGCTGCCGCTTAGAAACGCAGTGCAACACCTGCGCTGTAAACGTCGTTGTCATCCCATTTGCTGTAGCCAACATCGAGGGAGAAGTGGTTGCTGAAGAACTGACGTGCTCTTACGCCCCATACGTCATCCCAGTTGGAATCTTCGTAATATTCGTAGGTGGCACCCAGGCTGAAGCTGCGGCTCAGGTAAAAGTCCACAGCCGCATTTACAACATCTTCGCCGTAAAAATATTCGTAACCGGCTTCAAAGTTAACGGCTTTACCACCGAGATCAGCAACGTATTTGGTACGCAGCGTCCAACGGTCTTTAATGTCGTCATCTTCGTAGAAATCGGTGGCGATCAACAGGCCGTCAATCGGTGTAATACCCAGGCTGGCATGCCAGTAGCTGCTTGGGTTAATGTTTTCACGGATGCGGGTTTCTTCGTTGCCCTGACGCTCCCAGCCGCGAATTCTGCTTTTGAAGTCACTCACACCACCGGCAATGTAGATCGGGGTGTTAGGAACATAAAACTCAACGTTCGCAGACGTCACACGATCTGTTGTTTTAGTGCGCAAATGAGCATCCAGTGCAGGGAAGTGCTGATCTTCTTTAAATTCATCCTGACCATAGCTCACAGAAATATTACTGGCTCTGTTCAAAAAGGCAGCTTCA includes:
- a CDS encoding sulfurtransferase — protein: MSSLPYIIEPAQLAALQVQTTNLLLVDLSSDENYQQGHIDGAIHVPPRWLLSGHPPVPGKIASEDQLNRLFSFLGLTPDTHVVVYDDEGGGWAGRFIWTLDAIGHTRYSYLNGGLHAWINSGLPLSQRVPTVKPTKVNVTINPAVVVEVVDILRDLDKVNFVVWDARSPAEYRGERVLAQKGGHIPGAINCEWTNLMDRNQGLRIREDAREYLAALGLNNKQKIVTHCQGHHRSGFTYLVGKALGFDIRAYHGSWAEWGNHPDTPVELPSEASA
- the rsgA gene encoding small ribosomal subunit biogenesis GTPase RsgA codes for the protein MSKRKLSRRQAWRIEKIQSERSARATRRDNIADEHLQEGDLGPEQHGLIITHFGTQVVVESIDAPGAHKRCHFRSNLGSLVTGDRVVWRDGNPYGVVVAVLPRETELSRPDPHGDMKTIAANIDRLIIVIAPYPEAHANLVDRYLIAAWTIGIEPVLLINKVDRIDDATRDKMTTLENTYRKLGYTVLKISTQTGEGLDVLTGYLSQFTSVFVGQSGVGKSSLINALLPDANLRVGELSERQQGNHTTTNARLFHFPGGGQLIDSPGIREFGLWHMDADQVLEGFAEFRPFIGYCKFRDCSHRHEPGCAILAALEKGDISQTRMDSYRYILSTLAQ
- the orn gene encoding oligoribonuclease — encoded protein: MLNEDNLIWIDLEMTGLEPDSDVIIEIATLVTDANLNILAEGPVFAIHQPDSILDAMDEWNTNQHGKSGLTQRVRESNVSLAQAEAETIAFLRPWVPERKSPICGNSICQDRRFLVRGMPQLEAYFHYRNLDVSTVKELARRWRPDVLAGVKKSGAHLAMDDIRDSIAELQHYRATFFKAD
- a CDS encoding sugar phosphate isomerase/epimerase family protein, with amino-acid sequence MNIIKKLTMVVLASFAFIGMTTQAATDPKISVQLWSVKDDLKEDFEGTLKKLAGLGFQGVEFAGNYGKFENDPEGLKKFLAELGLQASGAHVGFDKFNEENFDHTVDFFSKLGAKFLIVPYDKRSYDPEAVDAMNAELAVIAKKLEKHGLQTGYHNHAPEFADFKDSTFWDYIATNTPKNVVLQLDVGWAAVAGKDGAEYIRKYPNRTKTTHFKAGLPEGTKDKVSIIGQDIVDWKSVIKAAREVGGTEWFVVEQEVYPNNLTPLQAVEASMKGLQKILAEMK
- a CDS encoding GMC oxidoreductase — translated: MSDSVYIIKSQEIFDAIVVGSGITGGWAAKELTEQGLKTLMVERGRPVEHRKDYIGEGVKSWEMPFRGAIEKNVADEQYAVQKQNYAFSDATKHFYGNDRDYPYSTPEGKPFSWIRGNQLGGKSLLWHRQSYRWSDLDFAANAKDGHGVDWPIRYGDLTDWYDHVETHAGISGSVENMPVLPDSKFLPPFEFNNVEKVIKQQLEAKYSDRKLIMGRCAHLSQPAPHHVEQGRVQCMARNECQKGCSFGAYFSTQSSTLPAAAKTGNLSIATNSIVHSVIYDPKTRRASGVRVIDSETMEVREYFAKIIFLCASTLGTTQIMLNSVSEQFPTGIANSSGVLGHYLMDHLYGAGASGIVPGHLEEYYSGRRPTGLYVPRFRNVSKQDAPFVRGYAYQASAQREHWSSFANKDGFGADFKHAIRNAGNWSFGLNGSGEMLPDFDNKVTLHPTLKDKWGMPQLLIDCTFSDNDLKMQKDIAETAGEMLEAIGLKNVKTHDRKWPPGLSIHEMGTARMGKDPKTSILNGYNQAHDVPNLFVTDGACMTSSAWQNPSLTYMALTARACRYAVEQLRQGKL
- a CDS encoding gluconate 2-dehydrogenase subunit 3 family protein, giving the protein MHNDILDTPAQLFERRTAIKQLAVLCGLALSSQSLSLMAQSFSSPIDQSRKKQGLLKAAQLELVKVLGELIIPTTDTPGAIAADVHTFIHYQLAYCFNQSEQQTILNGLATLDEQAQQRHKKVFVALDADAQIQLLQDMEAARKGFTETHRQFFKQFKSLVMFGYYTSEIGATQELAYLAIPGGYRGDFKFSEVGKAWALNF
- a CDS encoding putative porin — encoded protein: MRIQKHLATAVALGMAANFAMADTYQTELKVDYGHVDYDTSGYDSDSGSVTGKLYFQEVELKNFVYGEAAFLNRASNISVSYGQDEFKEDQHFPALDAHLRTKTTDRVTSANVEFYVPNTPIYIAGGVSDFKSRIRGWERQGNEETRIRENINPSSYWHASLGITPIDGLLIATDFYEDDDIKDRWTLRTKYVADLGGKAVNFEAGYEYFYGEDVVNAAVDFYLSRSFSLGATYEYYEDSNWDDVWGVRARQFFSNHFSLDVGYSKWDDNDVYSAGVALRF